AAGCCGTCCCAACCACGTTACCGCCTAATTCTTCAACCATTTGAATCGTTGCTGAGATGGTCCCACCAGTTGCTAATAAATCATCAGTAACTAGCACATTTTGTCCCGGCTTAATTGCATCTTTATGCAAATAAAGTGCAGACTGCCCGTATTCCAAATCATAAGTCGCTTTGACCGTTTCGCGTGGTAACTTACCCTTCTTACGAGCAGGTGCAAAACCAACGCCTAATTCATAGGCCACTGGACAACCCACGATAAAGCCGCGTGCTTCAGGCCCGACAATCATATCAACATGTTTATCACGCGCAAATTGCACGATCTGATCAGTCGCTTCACGGTAAGCTTCCCCGTCAGCCATCAGTGGTGAAATATCGCGAAAAATGATTCCAGGTTCGGGATAGTCCGGAATACTAGCCACATACTTTTTTAAATCTAATGCCATTTGTTCTTAACAGCTCCTTCAATTCTTAACCGCAGCCTGGTTCTTCACCCATACTTGGAGCGCTGCAGATTTACTATATAAAAGCGTTTCTTCAGCAACGATTTGTTGTTCGCGCAGCTGATAACTAGGGGCGTGATGTAAATCCGCTTTTGCCGGATTCGAAACGCCATTCATGACACCATCATTTATTTTAACAAATCCGACCTCAAAAAACACCTGAATCATGAAAATAAGCAAATTTCGTTCAATATGCAGATGCTTGGCCACTAATGTTAATTGATGATGAATATCAACATCATGGTGCGCTGCGGTAAACTGGAAAAGTTTCGCAAACTGCGCGCGATTTGGCATTCCCGTTAAATAAACCGATTCTTGCCGATATAAGTAGAGCGTCAGCTGATCGAGCGCAATTGTGCTGAGTACCTGGGTCATATCCGCCAGCGTGTCAGGACAATCGACAATGAAGACCGCTTGATTAGCCGTCACGGCAGTCAGATCCGTTTTCGTATCCCCCACCCATACGGCTTGCGTTTGGGAACCTAAATACTGTTCAACTTTTTTCAACAGACGCTGGTGGAAAAAGAGGTAAACCCCCGGTGCTTGAAACAAATGGGCCGAAAGATGTTGCGTCCGGGCGTCGATCACCTGGGTCCCCGTCACTGCAATATCCTTAACCATGATTTGGGGCTTTGTCTGACCGTTCCAAGTATTTTCACTCAACTCACCCACTAACGTCACATCGGTGGGACTCGCCTGAATAGCCGGCAAGGCAGTACCCATCGAAAAACCGATAGCATCAATCGTATTGGTGCCATCACCCAGTTGTAATTTCAAGTGTTGCTGATCACTACCAATCGCGCGTGCTTGCGGAACAGTCGTTGGAACTAATTCAAACAACGGTGCCGGGTTATCCGTTCCAAAGGGGGCCAACGCTTGAATATCTGCCAGAGTTGCCAAGGTTGCCTCAGCTAATGGTAACGTGCCGTCAATTGGTAAACTGACTTGCGCATTGTCTGCTAATTGCTGACCCGCCGCCGCTTCCATCGCCTCTTTAAGCGTTGCTAACTGGTCGGCCATGACAGTTAGTCCAACCGCCATATGATGACCGCCAAAAGCCACCAATGACTCCCGAACTGGGTCGATCGCGGCAAATAAATTATACGCTTCGACGCTCCGACCACTACCTTTGAGCCGGCCATCATCATCCTCATTTAACACTAGGGTTGGTTTGCCAGACGTTTCGACCACGTGGCTCGCGACGATTCCCAAAACACCCTCGTGCCAACCATGCCCGGTAATAACTAAGGTTTGGCGGGCCTCATTTTCCGGCGTCTGTGCTTGCTCGATTGCACTGGCACTGATTGTCTTGACCAAGCCTTGGCGTTTTTCATTCAATTGATTGACCTGCTTGGCCAGCGCGGTCGCCCGCTCATCGTCCAAAGTTGTCAATAATTCTACACCGCTCTGCGCCGACTGCAGACGGCCAAGTGCGTTTAGCCGAGGGGCAATACCAAACCCGATATTGGTCTCGGTCAATTTATCGGGAATCAATCCGGCTTCTTGAATCAGTGCGGCCAAGCCTGGGCGGGTCGTCTGCTGTAAGACCTTCAGGCCGAGCGTTACCAAAGTCCGATTTTCACCAGTTAAGCTGACCAAATCAGCAACCGTTCCAATAGCAGCCAGATCTAACAGTTCCTCGGGTACTTCCTCAAGCAGCGCCGTTGCTACTTTAAACGCCACACCGGCACCAGAAAGACCACCAAATGGATAACTGCCCTCTGGATGTCGTGGATGGACAATGGCGTAAGCGTGCGGCAATTCAGTCGGTAACTCATGATGATCGGTCACCACGACATCGATGCCCTGTTCCTGCACTTGATTGATGACCGCATTTCCCGCGACACCGTTGTCCACCGTCACAAACAGCTTCGTTCCAGCCGCAATCAGCCGGTCAAAAGCGGCCTGATTAGGACCATAACCATCCTTGAAACGATCTGGAATATAGTAATTCACGTTAGCGCCAATTTGGTCCAACGTTTCATACATAATTGACGTACTTGTTAAACCATCTGCATCATAATCACCGTAAATGGTAATTTGATCCCCGGCAATAATCGCCTCTTGAATGCGGTCAACGGCTTTTTCCATATCGTGCATGTTCGTTGGGTCCAACAATGGTTGTTGATCCGCGTGCAGGAATGGGGCGGCTTCTTCCGCCGTATTAATGCCCCGCATTATTAATAACCGGGCAACTAAAGGGGTCACGCTGGCCGCCTCAGCTAACTTATCAACATCGGCTTCATCAACGGCCGTTGTTAAACGTGGCACCCACTTTTTCTTTGCCGCTAACATGGCATCCTTCCTTTCAACAACTTACTTATCCGCTGGCGTGGTTGGTTGTTCTGCCACCGCTCGTTTTTGTTTACCTTTATTATTCAAACGCAACGTTAATTGCTTATTTTCGGCAGTCAACTTATCAATCTTAGCCTGGGCCGCTGCTAAAGCTTCACTATGGGCTGTCCGTTCCTTAGATTCATTGACCGTCGCCATCAGTACTGCGGTAATGACACCTAAGATCAACGTCACCACAATGACCAAAATCAGTGGCCAATGAACTGCTGTAATTCCAAAATTGATTCGAACTGGTTCTACGTTTAAAATTGCAAAAATAATCACTACTAGTGCAATGACTAGTGCACTCACTAACCGCCATTGATTCTTCATTAAATTCATCCCCTATTTAAAATTAAAAACCGTCCCCGTCAGCCAATCCCCGAGCTTGGGTGCCAGCTGATAACCTAAATTAGCTGCAGACATCACCCAAGGCCGATTCAGTTCGCGCCGTTGATGCCCGAGTTTGCTTACAATCAATTCAGCAAACTTAACGGGGTTCAATGCCAGCTGGTCGACCCGGTCTAAATAGTGCCCCGTGGGATCCGCAATTTTGAAAAAGTCCGTTTTAATGGGACCCGGATTGACCGTCAATACGTTGACATGAGCATCCTTGAGTTCTAAGCGCAACGCATTATCATAAGCAATAATGGCCGCCTTACTAGCCGCATAAACGGCTGATTTAGGTGTTGCGATTTTGCCAGCCATCGAGGCGATGTTGACAATTTCACCTGCATGTTGCTTGACCATCCGTTGCGCAGCCAGTTGGCTAACATACATGGTTCCCAATGTATTGACGCGCAACATTTTCGCCATCACCGGCGCATCCATGGTGATCACCGTGGTCATATCGCCAAAACCGGCAGCGTTAATGACCACATCCAATTGACCAAATAGCTCATCGATGGTCGTAAAGACGTGATCAACGTCCGCCACGTGACCCACGTCACAAGTAATCGCCACGGCCTGCCCTTTTGATAACAGACGACATTGATCAGCAACCTGTGTTAGCCGTTCTCGCCGCCGGGCTGCTAAGACGACATTGGCTCCCTGACTCGCCACGGCTAGGGCTAGTTGCTCGCCTAGTCCACTAGACGCGCCAGTAACCAAAACAGTTTTACCCACTAAGTTCGTCATTTACTTGACCTAACCTTTCTCAGGTAATGGAATATCAATTACATCAAAGTCGCGAACGACTTTCGAGTGACTAAAGACTTTCTGTGCTTGTTTTTGTAGTTCCTTACTCAACTTACCCGTGTACCGAGCCGAGATATGGGTCAACAATAGCTGCTTAACACCGGCCTGTTGGGCCACCTGGGCTGCTTGGGTACTCGTTGAATGGTAATAGTTATGTGCCAACTTACCTTCATCTTTTCCGAACGTGCTCTCATGAACTAAAGCATCCGCATCCTGTGCCAAGCTGACCGCGTGCGGTGTCCGCCGAGTATCACCGAGAATCGTCACCGTCCGCCCTTTTTGTGGCGCAGCGATGTAATCTTGACCATTAATTGTCCGACCATCAGGCAACGTCACCGTTTTGCCGGCTTTTAATTGACCATAGACGGGACCACTCGGAATGTTCAGGGCTTTGAGTCGATCGGCTTGTAATTCACCCGGGTGGTCCGCTTCTTCTACCCGGTAACCAAAACAAGCGATCCGATGATCCAGAGGTTCGCAGCTTACTTTGAACGTCGCATCTTCAAAAACCGTCTCAGCCTTCGTGATTTCATGAAACTTCAATGGATATGACAAATGGGTGCCAGAGACCCGCAACGCCGTTTGAACGAAGTCGCGGACACCGACTGGCCCATAAATGGTGAGTGGTTCGTCCCCGCCTTGAAAAGAACGCGAGCTCAATAACCCCGGTAAGCCAAAGATATGATCGCCATGCAGATGGGTAATAAATATTTTTGCAATTTTGCGTGGTTTTAACGTCGTGCGTAAAATCTGGTGTTGCGTCCCTTCGCCGACATCGAACAACCAGACTTCATTTCGCTCATCTAATAGTCGTAATGCTGTGCTAGTGACATTTCGAAATTTGCCCGGTGAGCCGGCACCGGTACCTAAAAATTCTAATTGCATATTTTTGTTCGTCCTATCTATACAGTCTGCTAACTATTTTACCGAATCTAGCGGCAATACACAATTGTTAGCACTGCAAAGTCATGGCCGGTCAACACCGTGCGCTCACCGACCGCAATTCTACAAAGCAAGCGACGTTGGGCGACTCCTCACAATTAACAGGAAGAACACGAACAACGCTGCTCATTTTATTTTAACATGTCAGGCTAAAATTATCGCACTTGGTTTCAAGATTCCACGCGCCAAGACTGCCTGCCACCGGTGTTATCTATAATCAAAAAATGCACTTTTCCGGGCAAACTGACTATGACGGGTTGTGACCGTTTTCATTCAACCCGTCATCGCCGGCAAATGAATCCTCAGTCCATCTTGCTTAACCCAATTGATTATCGTATACTTGCTTACAAATCGTCTGAACAAGAGGTAACCGTTATGCGACTCATCGACTTTAACTTATCAACCGCTGATCTACAGCAAACTTTACCACTGTATTGGGAACTAACGACTAATCAAATCTGGCCAATCCAAAGTGTTACGCTCGTCGATCACCAGCTGGTTTTAGTAGCTTCAAAAAGCGCGCTCCCGCTGACACTCGACCAGTTCAATGCGCGGACGCGCCAAATCGATGGTCAAACGCAGCTCTGTATTCAAACCCCACCGCGTCCGCGCCGATTATTTGGCTATCGCTTAAGCCAGCAGCGCTTACTGTTTGGCTGAGCATCTAATCGCACGTCAACTCAAAAACAGCGTCGTTAGTTAAAATTCTAACGGCGCTGTTTTTGGATTGTTCATTATTTTATCACTAGTCTACCTACCAGACTGTCGTAACGACAATCATCAACTAATTATGTCGTCACAAAAGTTTAGTCCATAAACTGGAAGGAGTAGTCCAAGATTTGAATCGTATCATCATTCTTGGCACCAGCTGCACGTAAGGCATCATCAACACCCATCCCACGTAATTGCCGAGCAAAGCGCATTAAACTTTCTTCATGATCTAAATTGGTCATCTTAAAGAGCCGTTCTAACTTATCACCAGACAAGACGAACAAGCCCGGTTCTGGATTATCAATGCTAAAGTCCGCATCCGCTTCAGTCGTGTAATCACGGTGCTTCAAGTCGTCAACACCCTTGATTGGGAATTGTGGCGTCGTATCCAACAAATCAGCCGTCTTGGCTAACAAGGCTTTTAGTCCCTGTTGTGTAATCGACGATACCGGATAGACGGCTGGCGTGTTTGGCAACGTATCATCCGTCGCTAACTTCGCCTTAAAGTCTTCCAGATTAGCTTCGGCATCCGGCATATCCATCTTAGTCGCCACCACGATTTGGGGCCGCTTCAAGAGATCAGGGTCATAACTCGTCAGCTCGTGATTAATTTTGTGATAATCCTCAAACGGATCGTTTTCTTCTACACCACTCATATCAATCAGATGTAAAATAACGCGCGTCCGTTCAATATGCCGCAAGAATTGAATCCCTAAGCCGACTCCGTTAGCTGCACCTTCGATCAAACCAGGTAGATCAGCCATAACAAAGTCACGACCGTCATCCAAACGAACCATCCCGAGATTAGGCACTAAAGTTGTAAAATGATAGGCCGCAATCTTGGGCTTAGCACTCGTGACCACTGAAAGCAGTGTCGACTTGCCGACTGAAGGAAAACCAACCAGACCAACATCGGCCAAGACTTTCAATTCCATTCGAATCGTCAATTCATCGCCGGGCTCACCATTTTCAGCAATTTCAGGAGCAGGGTTCTTAGCGCTAGCAAAATGAATATTTCCCCGACCGCCCCGGCCACCCTTGGCAACCACTAACCGCTGATCTTTATTGACGATATCGCCAATTAACTCACCAGTTTCAGCATCCGTCACCGTTGTCCCAAGCGGTACTTTAATAATTGTGTCCTTCGCGGAACGACCTGTCATCTGCTTAATCATTCCATTGCCACCAGCTGCGGCTTTGAACTTCCGCGTATAACGAAAATCCATCAGTGTCCGTAATCCTTCGTCAGCCTGCAATACGACGCTTCCGCCGCGACCACCATCACCGCCAGCGGGACCACCATTGGGAACAAACTTTTCACGGCGGAAAGCAACCATGCCGTTACCACCGTTACCGGCCTTTACATCTACTTTTACTTGATCAACAAACATGTTCTTTTCTCCCGTTTCTTCTATATTATTATCTACGAAATCCGATCGTGCGAAATTAGATACCTGACCTAGTATACAAATCTTCGGCCACTTCGTCAAAAGTTCCACGCCTAATTAGACAGATCATCTTTATTTGGATGCTAATGACGATTTGATGACAGATTTTGGATTATTTTGACGGTTTTTGAAGGTTTTTGTTGCATTTTGACGTTTAAACAGGTATATTATTATGCGGAGGGATTTGAAAGTGCTTACAGAAGAACGTCAACAGTACATTTTAAATACGATCCGTTTCAAGGGCATTATTAAAATCAAGGACATCTGTTCTGAAACTCGTTGTTCCGAGTCCACGGCGCGCCGTGACCTCCAACAGCTAGAAGAACAGGGCGAGTTACTCCGCGTGCACGGTGGTGCGAAGTATATGAACTCACTCCAAGAGGAACCCGCGATGAATGATAAGGTTTCCCGTAACGTTAACGCCAAGGACCATATCGCGCAGCAAGCCGTTGCGAACATTCAAGTTGATGACGTCATTTATTTGGATGCTGGGACTTCAACCCTAGCCATGATTCACCATTTAAATCCGAGCTACAACTTACGTGTCGTGACTAATGGTGTTGTCCATGCTTCCGCTTTGGCAGACATGGGCATCCAAACCTACCTGCTTGGTGGCAATTTGAAAGGCACCACCAAAGCCGTGATTGGTCCCGAAGCCGTTAAATCGTTAGAGGAATACCGATTCAACAAAGTTTTCCTTGGTATCAACGGTGTCCACCCAAAATTCGGGCTCACAACGCCCGACCCCGATGAAGCGGTCGTCAAAAAAACCGCAATTCTACAAAGTGAAGAAAGCTTTATCTTAGCTGACAACACTAAGTTCGACCACGTTTCGTTTGCGCGCGTCGGTGATTTATCCAGTGCAACCATCATCACTGACCAACTCACGCCAAGCGTTGCCGAACAGTATCAACCATTAACTACGATTCAGGAGGTTCAATCATGATTTATACCATTACTGTCAATCCATCAATTGACTACGTGGTGCAACTACCCCAAATGACCCTCGGTAGTGTTAACCGGTTAGCACACACGGCGAAACTCCCTGGCGGTAAAGGCATCAATGTATCGCAGATTTTGAACGACCTAGACCAACCCAACAAGGCCCTCGGCTTTATCGGTGGGTTTACCGGCACGTTTATCAGTGATGCTTTAAAAGCCAAGGGCCTAGATTGTCACTTCACACCGATTGCCGATGACACCCGGATCAACGTGAAGATTCACGCTGAAGAAGAGACCGAATTAAACGGTGCTGGCCCGGACATCACCGCCAAAGAAATCGAAGCCTTCTACACCGAATTAGCCAACTTAACGCCGGATGACGTGGTCGTCATGTCTGGTAGTTTAGCGCCTAGTTTACCAGATAGCTTCTACTACGATATTATTCAGAAGGTCGAAGCTGCTGGTGCTAATTTTGTCATCGACACGACCGGTGAAGCTTTGAAGAAAACTTTACCCAGCCACCCCCTCGTTGTGAAGCCTAATAACCACGAACTTGCTGATTACTACCACACGACGTTTAATAGCCAGACTGATATCATTGCAGCGGGCCAACGGATGCTAGCTGAAGGTGCACAACACGTGCTGATTTCAATGGCCGGCGATGGTGGCCTCCTGATCACCAAGGATGCGGTCTACTTTAGTCCCGCACCAAAGGGCCAGGTAATCAACTCAGTTGGTGCCGGTGATTCAATGATTGGTGGCTTTGTCGGCACGTTCGCCAAAACACACGATGCTGTTGAAAGCTTCCGCTACGGCTTAGCTTGTGGCTCCGCAACCGCCTTCTCAGAAGACATTGCGACCCGCGCCAAGATCGATGAAATTTTGCCACTCATTAACATTGAAAAACTCGCTCACTAAAGAAAGGACTGTTAACTAAACATGGATATCCGCGATTTATTACTAAAAGATGTCATGATCATGGACATGCACGCCACGACCAAGGACGAAGCGATTGATGAGTTAGTTCATAAATATGCCGAACAAGGTATCATCAATGATGAGGCCCTCTACAAGCAAGACATCATCAAACGGGAAGCCGAATCAACTACCGGGATTGGCGACGGGATTGCTATGCCCCATGCCAAAGATAAGGCTGTTAACCGGGCAACCGTGATGTTTGCTAAGAGTAAGGCCGGCGTTGACTTCAACGCGTTAGATGGTCAACCCGTTCATCTTTTCTTCATGATTGCTGCTCCTGAAGGTGCCAACAACACCCATTTAGCCGCCCTCGCCGCCCTCTCAAGCTTATTGATTGATCCTGAATTGGTCGCTAAACTTAAGAATGCACAGTCACCTGAAGAAGTTCAACAACTCTTCGGTGACGCCCAGGCTGCTAAGGAAGAAAAAGAAGCCAAAGATGCTGCTGCCAAGGCCGAAAAAGAAGCCGCAGCTGCCAGCACCACCACTGACGAAAAACGTCCCTATTTAGTTGGGGTTACCGCCTGTCCAAACGGAATCGCCCATACTTACATGGCCGAAGCAGCCTTGATCAAAGCTGGTGAAGCGGCCGGTGTTGACATCAAAATCGAAACGAATGGTTCTGAAGGTGTTAAGCACTTATTGACTGCCGATGAAATCGCTCGTGCCGACGGTGTTGTAATCGCCGCTGACAAAAAGGTCAAGATGGCCCGTTTTGATGGTAAGCACCTGGTTAACCGTCCCGTTACTGACGGGATCAACAAGGCCGATCAATTAGTTCAAGAAGCCTTGAGTGGTAAAGCTCCTGTCTATCACGATGCTGATGGTGGTGCTGCGGATGACGATGAAGGTGGCAGCGCTAATGGTAGCGTTTGGGGTGAAGTTTACAAAGACCTCATGAACGGGATTTCCCACATGTTGCCATTCGTTGTTGGTGGTGGGATCTTAATGGCCCTCTCCTTCATTATTGAGCAATTCGTTGGTAGTAAGAGCTTAGCCTTTACCTTCTTCAACCAAGCTGGTAACATGGCTTTCGCCTTCATGGTACCTGTTTTAGCCGGTTACATCGCCGAATCAATTGGTGATCGTCCTGCCTTGATGCCCGGGTTCGTTGGTGGGTTCATGGCCACGGTATACACTGGCGCTTACGGTGGTGTTTACACGGCCTCCATTACCGCCAATGCTAAGAGTCCCGCTGGTTTCTTAGGTGGTTTAGCCGCTGGTTTCTTAGCCGGTTATATTACTGTTTGGATGAAGAAGTGGACCAAGAACATGCCACAATCCTTAGACGGGATGAAGCCAATGCTGATCTTCCCAATTCTGGGCTTATTGATTATTGCTGCGCTAATGTTCTTCGTTGTTAACCCAATCTTCTCAGTTATCAACGCCTGGATTACCCACTTCCTAAACTCAATGGGTACTGGTAATGCCGTTCTCCTCGGTCTTGTCCTCGGTGGTATGATGTCGATCGATATGGGTGGTCCTTTCAACAAGGCCGCTTACGTCTTCGCAACTGGTGCCTTTACCGCAACTGGACATGGGAACTTAATGGCCGCTGTTATGGCTGGTGGGATGGTTCCACCATTGGCAACTGCGATTGCCACTGCCTTCTGGCCAAAGAAATTTACGGATGACGAACGTAAAGCTGGTATCTCTAACTGGTTACTTGGTATTTCCTTCATTACTGAAGGTGCCATTCCATTCGCCACAGCTGACCCATTGCACGTTATCGGTTCAAGTGTGATTGGTGCTGCCATCGCCGGTGGCTTAACTCAACTTTGGGGCGTTGCCGTCCCTGCTCCTCATGGTGGCCTCTGGGTCTCATTACTCGCCACGAATATCTGGGGCTACATCGGTGCCACAATTATCGGTGCCGTTATCGCTGGGGTTATCCTTGGTCTCTGGAAACCAGCTAAAGCTTCTAAATAATGTGATATCTAAAAAGACGATCAAATTGATCGTCTTTTTTTGTTTTCAAAATTAACGAATCAGCCGTCTAACCCCGCAATAAAACGGGTATAATGAAAGTAATATACTGATTATGTTAACGAGAATCGAGACGAGTTTGATGAAACTACGAAAATCTATCTTTGGCATCAGCTGTGTATTATTCGGCATGATGCTGCTTTCCGGTTGCCAAAAACAAACTAAAATGACCCTGCCCCCTGTCAGTCACAAGACCTTAACAGCGATGGTGATCAGTGATGACCATGTCATTGCGCCCAGCCTGCATGATAATGGTAAGGCTTTCACGCAGTACGCGGCTAACGATGCCGGTGCAGATTTAAAATACAGCGCGACGATTTTTCGCGCTTTTATTGCTAAGGCGTTAATCACCAAGCCTGACGTTGTGCTCATCAGTGGCGATATTACTAACAACGGTGAAAAAGCCAGTCACGAGTACGTTGCCAAGCAGCTTCGCCGACTGACTGCTAAGCACATCCGCGTCTACGTCGTCCCCGGTAATCACGACTTGAACAACCCTATCGCCCGTCGCTTCAAAGGAAAGCATCAATATAGCACCGAGGCGACTAGCCCGACCCAGTTCAAGAAGATCTATCATCAGGACGGCTACGGCCAAGCCAGTGAAACTGACCCAAGCTCATTGGGATATTTGGTAAAACCTAGTAAACACACTTGGTTTTTGATGCTAAACTCCGCCATTTATAAAAGTAATTATCAACAAGGTAATTCAACGGTCGGTGGTGGCCTGACCGATGGGACCTTACAATGGCTTACTAAAGTCGGTAAGCAAGCAAAACAAGCCCATGCGACTCTCATTCCCGTCCTACATCACAATACAATGGACCACACGGTGATTCATCAGGACTATACAATCGGTTATGCCGAAGATGTCCGTAAGGCCTTTACCACTGCGGGTATCAAGTTATCGCTCAGCGGCCATATTCATGCTCAAAATATCAAGTCTACCAAAGTCAAGAACCAGTCACTGACTGATATTGCCAGTGGCGCCCTGATACTGGGATCTCACTATTACGGTACGCTTAAGATCAACCAGAGTAACGGGACGGCCACGTACCACGCGACCCCGTTAAACGTGAGTGCTTACATCAAGCACCACCGTGGTAATAAAGCAATGCGCGCCTATCAAAAGTACGATCATGACGTGTTATATGCGGCTGGCTATAACGCAGCACTGAGTCAGTTATATGAGGACCGTGACGAAACGCAACTATCAAGCGCTAAAGTTAATCAGCTAGCCCGCGGCATGGCGGCCGCCAATATCGCGCTCTTTCGGGGCACCCCAGTCAAAAATAGCGCCGCTATTCAAGCTTGGCAACAAATGCCCCACAATACAAGTTTGCGCGGCTTCGTGTTAGCCACCAAGAAACTACACGGCAACGTGACGTGGTCTGGGTCCGTACAATAACCACTTTATAAACTAAAGACGACAGCGAATTTTCAGGCTGTCGTCTTTTTGATTAGTCACTACTTATAGCTGGTCAGTCACACCGGCACCACCCTACTTCGATTCGGCTAGATTGGTTTTCGCACACGTAGCATTTGGTTAACAATGGTCATTAAATAATCACGCTTGCTAAATCCGACGACGGCCGTTATCAAAATCAATAGATAACGGAGTACAACACTGTGATAGCCTCCTAAAAATAGAAAGCCAACCGCCAAAAAAGTGAGCGTAATCAGCCCCAGTATCTTGCGATCATATGGAAGCGTGCCAAGTTTTTCGCGACAGATTCGATTCATAAACCAATAATGAACAACCGCATACATCACATAGCAAATTAATGTTGTATATCCCGCCACCTCGTATCCTAAAATTGGAATCAACCAATAATTTAGCGCCACATTCAATACTGCGCCAATAACACTGGCAATCATGATTAAAGATGTCCGTTCATAATAGAACTCAAACTTTGCAAATAAATCAAAAGCAAAAATGAAAAAGACGCTCATTGCGATTGGTGGAACGATCCAGGTCGCCTTAGCATATGCTCGTGGTGCGAATATCGAAACGATTTCGGGCGCAAATGCAATC
This Lactiplantibacillus plantarum DNA region includes the following protein-coding sequences:
- a CDS encoding PTS fructose transporter subunit IIABC; amino-acid sequence: MDIRDLLLKDVMIMDMHATTKDEAIDELVHKYAEQGIINDEALYKQDIIKREAESTTGIGDGIAMPHAKDKAVNRATVMFAKSKAGVDFNALDGQPVHLFFMIAAPEGANNTHLAALAALSSLLIDPELVAKLKNAQSPEEVQQLFGDAQAAKEEKEAKDAAAKAEKEAAAASTTTDEKRPYLVGVTACPNGIAHTYMAEAALIKAGEAAGVDIKIETNGSEGVKHLLTADEIARADGVVIAADKKVKMARFDGKHLVNRPVTDGINKADQLVQEALSGKAPVYHDADGGAADDDEGGSANGSVWGEVYKDLMNGISHMLPFVVGGGILMALSFIIEQFVGSKSLAFTFFNQAGNMAFAFMVPVLAGYIAESIGDRPALMPGFVGGFMATVYTGAYGGVYTASITANAKSPAGFLGGLAAGFLAGYITVWMKKWTKNMPQSLDGMKPMLIFPILGLLIIAALMFFVVNPIFSVINAWITHFLNSMGTGNAVLLGLVLGGMMSIDMGGPFNKAAYVFATGAFTATGHGNLMAAVMAGGMVPPLATAIATAFWPKKFTDDERKAGISNWLLGISFITEGAIPFATADPLHVIGSSVIGAAIAGGLTQLWGVAVPAPHGGLWVSLLATNIWGYIGATIIGAVIAGVILGLWKPAKASK
- the pfkB gene encoding 1-phosphofructokinase, producing the protein MIYTITVNPSIDYVVQLPQMTLGSVNRLAHTAKLPGGKGINVSQILNDLDQPNKALGFIGGFTGTFISDALKAKGLDCHFTPIADDTRINVKIHAEEETELNGAGPDITAKEIEAFYTELANLTPDDVVVMSGSLAPSLPDSFYYDIIQKVEAAGANFVIDTTGEALKKTLPSHPLVVKPNNHELADYYHTTFNSQTDIIAAGQRMLAEGAQHVLISMAGDGGLLITKDAVYFSPAPKGQVINSVGAGDSMIGGFVGTFAKTHDAVESFRYGLACGSATAFSEDIATRAKIDEILPLINIEKLAH
- a CDS encoding metallophosphoesterase family protein, with the translated sequence MKLRKSIFGISCVLFGMMLLSGCQKQTKMTLPPVSHKTLTAMVISDDHVIAPSLHDNGKAFTQYAANDAGADLKYSATIFRAFIAKALITKPDVVLISGDITNNGEKASHEYVAKQLRRLTAKHIRVYVVPGNHDLNNPIARRFKGKHQYSTEATSPTQFKKIYHQDGYGQASETDPSSLGYLVKPSKHTWFLMLNSAIYKSNYQQGNSTVGGGLTDGTLQWLTKVGKQAKQAHATLIPVLHHNTMDHTVIHQDYTIGYAEDVRKAFTTAGIKLSLSGHIHAQNIKSTKVKNQSLTDIASGALILGSHYYGTLKINQSNGTATYHATPLNVSAYIKHHRGNKAMRAYQKYDHDVLYAAGYNAALSQLYEDRDETQLSSAKVNQLARGMAAANIALFRGTPVKNSAAIQAWQQMPHNTSLRGFVLATKKLHGNVTWSGSVQ